The DNA segment CAATCATTTCTTTTCAAATGCCTAAAAATACAAATAGTCAAGACGTTATACAACTTTTAGCCTGCAATTTGACCCTTAATGCATCGGCGATCCGATTTCAGCCTGCAATTTGACCCTTAAGCCAAATTTTCAACAGTATCGTCCACAAATTGCAATTCTGTACGTGGAAGCAGATGAGTATCTATGATGACCATATTCGTCTGTGGAATGAAGGTGTGTTGCCGGAAGATTATACCGTGGAAACTCTAATGAGTAAACATACATCTAAACCGCGTAATCCAAAGATGGCTCAGGTATTCTACCGTGCCGGTTTCATTGAGGCATGGGGACGCGGCTATGAAAAGATAATGAAGGCTTTTGATAATGCTAATCTTAAACGTACGGAATTTACTGTTGAGCAAGGTGGAGTTACAGCCGTGATTTATCGTGAGATTTTCATGTCTATCAGTGGTGATCAGCAACCGATACAAACCGAACAAGATGCCCAGAAAACTACCAGAAGATTTTGGAGTTGATTGCGCTCAACCCTTATAATACAAGGAACGAAATGGCAATTGAATGCGGTGTGACGCCAGATGTAATTAAATTGCAATTAAAAAAATAATAGAGAATGGGTTAATCCGTCGCGTTGGTTCAGATCGTAGCGGTTCTTGGGAGGTAATCAATTATTCATCGTAGGGTTGCATTTTCTGCGCTTTCTGCATTATTGCTTTCCTCGAAGTTTCTTTTATTCGGCTTCAAAGGCTTCGATGAAGTGGATTTCGACCGGGGATAGTTGGTATTAGGTGCGCTCGCGGAATTTATCATACTCGGTGTCGGCTTTTAATCATGTCAAGATTATAGATTGGGATTTGGCGTTCCACCTGACGTTTGCCCTCAGTCTGAACTTGTGCAAAAAATACACAGGTTGAATCGGACTTCAATTCTCCATCCTCATATATCTTTTTAACGTGCCTTTGGATGGTCGAACGGTCACGTTGAAACAGTTCCGCCATCCGGTCGGCAGTTAGCCACACAGATTCATTGGCAAGCCGAATCTCAATCTTCATCTCGCCTCCCTGCGTTTGAAAGAGTATAATATCGCTAGAATTCATATCTGTTTCTCATTATCTACTTATTGTTCGAACCAAAGCAACTCTTCTTCTTTCCATTTATTGATCTCAGACAATTTATTCTCATCCCTATCGTTCTTTTGGGCCAAATAGCATGAGATATGTTCTTCATTCACATAACTCAAAAATAGAAGTAAACTTTTAGCCGTTTGAATCTTTTCTTGTTTAGTAAAGTATGGAGTAATCGTGTTAAGCCCGTAAACTCGTTCTTCCATATGGCTCTCTCCATTTAGTGCAAGACGACACATGAAATTCTCATAGTATGTTCGTTTTTCTGAAGGAATAGATTTCAGTACACCTTGGTGACACATCATTTCTTCAAAGCTCTTATTATAACAGAAACTTGCAAATGCCTCGATAAGTCTCCTCATTACATTTCCAATACTGGTTTCTAAGTATTCATCGCTTGTCCTACCCATAGCATATTCATATACGCTTTCCAGTAGTTTCTTATATTCGTTTGAGACTACTCGATCGCTAATTTGCTTATTTGAGAGTTCAAAGAATTTTCTTTGACCATTTTTTCCATTATTGAGTTCTGAGTAGATTTTAACTAGGTCAAATGCTGAACGTAAATCATGAGTTAGCACCAACACACGACTGTTCGGATTTCCCTTTTGGATGCTATAAAACTGATGTCTAAGGAGAGATATTACTCCTAATCTGTTTCCTGCGTCAAAACTCGATACTGGGTCATCTATCACTATTAGTATCTCATCTTTATACTTGTGCTCGGATTTCTTGTTACTGAATAATTTGGCAAAAAAATAACACAATCCAAGTACATTTCTTTCTCCAACACTGATTTTCTTTGGTGGGACGTTTCTTCCATTTATTTTTAGCTTATAACATCCCTCTCCGGCCGTTAGCTTTGCTTTGGTGGTACTATAAAATACATATTGCAATTGATTATTTATATAATCCAATGCAATATCAGTTCGTGCTGCTAAAGCCTTCAATTCTTTTATTTCATTCTCCGTGCGCTCTTTATCTTTTTCAAACTGTATTAAAGTTTTCTTACAATTTTCATAAGCTTTAGTAGCCTTATTGTAGCCATCAAATAATGCTTTCAGGCGCATTTTAGTTAGCTGTTCATTCTCATGCATTATCCGTTTTTTCAGTTTCTCGCGTTCATTAACAGAACTGTTAAACGTTGCAACACATACCTCCAATGTCTTCATGGCTTCCTTATACTCAGCAATATGTGCTTGATAATTGGATTTCATGTCCGCATTGAAAGCTTCAGTTACTACCCCGTATAGGTCTCTTTTCCTTTGATCTATCTTATTTCTTATAATGTCCAAGTCCTTATTCAATTGTTCTATTGACAATTGAGCACGTCTTTTGTCTTTTTCATTGAGTGGCGGTAACATAGGTAGGACAACATCAAAATGAGCGAATTCGCCTATTGCCTGATCTAAGGAAGCGCGATACATCTCAGACTCCTTGTTAAGAATACGCTTAAGGGTTTCACTGATATTTGCATAGTCATCATTACTGGTGTCTCTTAGACATAATGGGCAAAATGGCCATTTTTCAATGGTTAGTTGTAGCGTTGTTTCTTGTAGATGATGTTCTGAATGTTTTTCTAAAAAAGCAAGAAGCCTTTGCTCTCGTTCGCTAAGTTCAGGTCTTTCAATTCTTTTTTGTATTAGATAAGCAACCTGTTCCAAGTTATCAGGAATGTTCAATGCCATTGGGGACCATGCAATTGTCTGGGCGTCTTCAGTCTGAGCATATAACGCTAGGTTAGACTGTAGCATTTGACGAATATTATCCTCTGTCTCTTTTGGCTCTTCCATAGAAACAAATCGTCTTACCAAATCTTCAGTCACATGACTTTTTACAGAGTTTCGTTTTACCAGACGATCTATATCTGCCCAACCGCCATCTTCGCGCAGTTTTTCTCTTATCTTT comes from the Clostridiales bacterium genome and includes:
- a CDS encoding AAA family ATPase, which translates into the protein MFEDLKTITITGGFFEQATTLKLFNEKQCMSIIYGRNGSGKTTIAKAVRQLVGKDNEHPTEDGYVSYTVSTDGIISDDKKESVFVFDEEFVRENVRMKGNGLETIVMMGEQVALDTQITQKNVEKQTLEQKVAQQTIQKEKFEDKSDTSSPLYFFKKIREKLREDGGWADIDRLVKRNSVKSHVTEDLVRRFVSMEEPKETEDNIRQMLQSNLALYAQTEDAQTIAWSPMALNIPDNLEQVAYLIQKRIERPELSEREQRLLAFLEKHSEHHLQETTLQLTIEKWPFCPLCLRDTSNDDYANISETLKRILNKESEMYRASLDQAIGEFAHFDVVLPMLPPLNEKDKRRAQLSIEQLNKDLDIIRNKIDQRKRDLYGVVTEAFNADMKSNYQAHIAEYKEAMKTLEVCVATFNSSVNEREKLKKRIMHENEQLTKMRLKALFDGYNKATKAYENCKKTLIQFEKDKERTENEIKELKALAARTDIALDYINNQLQYVFYSTTKAKLTAGEGCYKLKINGRNVPPKKISVGERNVLGLCYFFAKLFSNKKSEHKYKDEILIVIDDPVSSFDAGNRLGVISLLRHQFYSIQKGNPNSRVLVLTHDLRSAFDLVKIYSELNNGKNGQRKFFELSNKQISDRVVSNEYKKLLESVYEYAMGRTSDEYLETSIGNVMRRLIEAFASFCYNKSFEEMMCHQGVLKSIPSEKRTYYENFMCRLALNGESHMEERVYGLNTITPYFTKQEKIQTAKSLLLFLSYVNEEHISCYLAQKNDRDENKLSEINKWKEEELLWFEQ
- a CDS encoding HTH domain-containing protein, with translation MKIEIRLANESVWLTADRMAELFQRDRSTIQRHVKKIYEDGELKSDSTCVFFAQVQTEGKRQVERQIPIYNLDMIKSRHRV